In a single window of the Cydia strobilella chromosome 13, ilCydStro3.1, whole genome shotgun sequence genome:
- the LOC134746753 gene encoding uncharacterized protein LOC134746753: protein MRWSEKETCTFVKLYLENEALWNPRVPEYKSKPDRHKAYTKIIGEFRAATGMPLTEPEVRTKIKNLRSTYIQEVNKIRKRSSPDSVFKPSIKWFYAWHKRFSKTLRRGLDVMDDTFFDHEEQIDESYQKIWVSPDEVNDNSNSDPFESEQDNFLLVLKPEPEEDIKQEASQSSYKLKKKKFKHRHSTDNSDRSYRNSIDNEAKEDEFDIYGKFIASQLRKMNLQKALRLQLEIQSLVSEARISDMEH from the exons ATGAGATGGAGCGAAAAAGAAACGTGTACTTTTGTCAAATTGTACCTGGAGAATGAAGCACTCTGGAATCCTAGAGTTCCCGAGTACAAATCCAAACCAGATAGGCACAAAgcttatactaaaattataggtGAATTCCGAGCTGCTACGGGCATGCCTTTGACGGAACCTGAAGTGAGAACGAAGATTAAGAACTTAAGGTCCACCTACATCCAGGAGGTCAATAAAATACGTAAACGTTCTAGCCCGGACTCTGTTTTCAAGCCTTCGATTAAATGGTTCTATGCTTGGCATAAACGTTTTAGCAAGACGCTTAGAAGAGGTCTGGACGTTATGGACGATACGTTTTTTGAT cATGAAGAACAAATTGATGAATCATATCAAAAAATATGGGTTAGTCCAGACGAAGTCAATGATAACTCAAACTCGGACCCCTTCGAGTCCGAGCAAGATAACTTCCTTCTAGTCCTCAAACCTGAGCCCGAGGAAGACATAAAGCAAGAAGCGTCACAGAGCTCATACAAACTAAAGaagaaaaaatttaaacatcGCCACAGTACCGACAACTCGGACAGATCATATAGAAATAGCATAGACAATGAGGCCAAAGAGGATGAGTTTGATATTTATGGGAAATTCATAGCGTCACAGTTGAGGAAAATGAATTTGCAGAAAGCGCTACGATTGCAACTGGAGATTCAGAGTTTAGTGAGCGAGGCTAGGATTTCAGATATGGAACATTGA